A part of Prolixibacteraceae bacterium genomic DNA contains:
- a CDS encoding VOC family protein gives MKIKLLSIPVNDQNQALSFYTEKLQFVKKLDIPVGGDNRWLTVVSNEEQDGPELLLEPAPKEFRPTRDYQKALFEAGIPYTQFDVDDVQKEFERLTGLGVEFTTHPTVMGTVKIAVFNDTCGNLIQMVEIL, from the coding sequence ATGAAAATAAAATTGTTAAGTATTCCTGTAAATGATCAGAATCAAGCACTGTCATTTTATACTGAGAAGTTACAGTTTGTAAAGAAGCTTGATATTCCAGTAGGGGGTGACAATCGATGGTTAACGGTTGTTTCAAATGAGGAACAAGATGGGCCAGAACTACTCTTGGAACCTGCCCCGAAAGAGTTTAGACCCACAAGAGACTATCAAAAAGCACTATTCGAGGCAGGAATACCTTATACGCAATTTGATGTAGATGATGTGCAAAAAGAGTTTGAGCGTTTAACTGGCTTGGGCGTTGAATTTACAACTCATCCTACTGTTATGGGAACAGTTAAAATTGCTGTTTTCAATGATACCTGTGGAAATCTCATACAAATGGTCGAAATACTTTAG
- a CDS encoding AraC family transcriptional regulator, with product MNRYNREIAKIKDACYSKQWQLDTVIGIKPYIDNHYQDDLNLDLFSRIKFVSKYHLLRLYKRYYGLTPKQYLIDKRVEMSKVYIRDGMSITEACNEVGFESLGSFSALFKRKTGFTPTEFQKSNFREVE from the coding sequence ATGAATCGATATAATAGAGAAATAGCGAAAATAAAAGATGCTTGTTATTCAAAGCAGTGGCAGCTTGATACGGTCATTGGTATTAAACCATATATAGACAATCATTATCAGGATGATTTGAATTTAGATCTATTTTCGAGAATAAAGTTTGTTTCAAAGTACCACCTGTTGCGTCTGTATAAAAGGTACTACGGGCTAACTCCAAAACAATATCTAATAGACAAAAGGGTCGAGATGTCGAAAGTGTATATTAGAGATGGCATGTCTATTACAGAAGCATGTAATGAAGTTGGTTTTGAAAGTTTAGGCTCTTTTAGCGCACTATTTAAACGTAAAACAGGTTTTACTCCAACTGAATTTCAAAAGAGCAATTTTCGAGAAGTCGAATAA
- a CDS encoding HipA N-terminal domain-containing protein yields MRQAIIKYGDETAGILKEEDNGVYDFQYDKNYVEQYSEQFISFDIPLTNLLYQNKQLFPFFDGL; encoded by the coding sequence ATGAGACAAGCAATTATTAAATATGGAGATGAAACAGCAGGAATCTTAAAAGAAGAAGATAATGGGGTTTATGATTTTCAATATGATAAAAACTATGTGGAACAATATTCAGAACAATTTATCTCTTTTGATATTCCTCTGACGAACCTTCTTTATCAGAATAAACAGTTGTTTCCTTTTTTTGATGGTCTTTGA
- a CDS encoding helix-turn-helix domain-containing protein: MNKLYEFVKYRRKQLQLTEDEFAERAGVALTAIRKIEHGKENLSLSKENQVLHMFGHEFGPLTEKR; the protein is encoded by the coding sequence ATGAATAAACTATATGAATTCGTAAAGTACCGAAGGAAGCAACTGCAACTGACAGAGGACGAGTTTGCTGAAAGAGCAGGAGTTGCACTTACTGCCATTCGTAAAATTGAACATGGCAAAGAGAATCTTAGTTTATCTAAAGAGAATCAAGTATTACATATGTTTGGACATGAGTTTGGTCCTCTAACAGAAAAGAGATGA
- a CDS encoding LytTR family DNA-binding domain-containing protein encodes MRVVIVEDEIPAQRLLKKYILELFPDTEITAILGSVTEAVKWFEENRDPDVLFLDVQLGDGVGFNILERVKIKSFIVFTTAFDQYAIKAFKANAIDYILKPIKVVDLKRVFDQMEQKRALFQPSSDSPINLSPTTPTEAIRTLRNYFLISKNNGWYTLAVKNVAYFFIEDHWSCARTFDGEKHLISESLGNIMEGLDPLVFNRVNRQFILNIASVDKVENWFGGKLVVITKPKHDEHITVGREKSVEFRDWLNQ; translated from the coding sequence ATGAGAGTTGTTATTGTTGAAGATGAAATACCAGCACAAAGATTGCTAAAAAAATATATATTAGAGCTTTTCCCTGACACAGAGATTACTGCTATACTCGGAAGTGTTACAGAGGCGGTAAAATGGTTTGAAGAGAATAGAGATCCAGATGTGCTTTTCTTAGATGTACAGTTAGGCGATGGTGTCGGGTTTAATATCTTAGAGCGAGTGAAGATCAAAAGCTTTATTGTCTTTACTACCGCTTTTGATCAATATGCTATCAAAGCGTTTAAAGCAAATGCGATCGATTATATTCTCAAACCTATTAAAGTGGTGGACCTAAAAAGAGTGTTCGATCAAATGGAGCAGAAGAGAGCCCTCTTTCAACCCTCTTCTGACAGCCCTATTAATTTATCTCCCACAACGCCTACAGAGGCAATTCGTACATTACGAAACTACTTCTTAATATCAAAGAATAATGGATGGTATACCTTGGCGGTAAAGAATGTTGCCTACTTCTTTATTGAAGATCATTGGAGTTGTGCTAGAACTTTTGATGGAGAGAAACATCTCATCTCAGAGAGTCTAGGTAATATCATGGAGGGGTTAGATCCTCTGGTTTTTAATAGAGTTAATCGCCAGTTTATATTAAATATTGCATCTGTGGATAAGGTGGAGAATTGGTTTGGAGGAAAATTAGTCGTAATCACTAAACCCAAACATGATGAACATATTACTGTCGGTAGAGAAAAGTCGGTAGAGTTCCGAGATTGGCTTAATCAATAG
- a CDS encoding histidine kinase produces MSVSVEEHPRKSISKRVIEVILRNLLIATFCLFIFYFLDFISGNETEDSILVYCFNDYLLITFSMILVSEFTLFLDEKLNGIFSRNGKSTLFLLGKILLGQVGYVVVFTSLIAYYQRYLFENRLNTIFVVFGALYVFMFDMWMITRSYSNKLQEERNLNSQLREEKLRAELDALQNQINPHFLFNSLNVLISEIYMDQESAVTYTQHLSDIYRYVLQSIDHYTVSLKDEMAFLNSYIYLQKIKYETAFQIHVDIKEEALDKKIPVLALQLLVENAIKHNAILKDKPLVIDICSVGNRLCITNTLSPKPVTSSGGVGLKNLNSRYKLLEDKHIEVEKSASHYRVILPLIEDKKL; encoded by the coding sequence ATGAGTGTATCCGTTGAAGAACATCCAAGAAAGAGTATAAGTAAAAGAGTGATAGAGGTTATTCTTCGTAACCTCCTTATTGCTACCTTTTGTCTGTTTATTTTCTATTTTCTTGACTTTATATCTGGAAATGAAACTGAGGATTCAATATTGGTATATTGTTTTAATGACTATCTATTGATTACCTTTTCGATGATTCTTGTTAGTGAGTTTACTCTATTTCTAGATGAAAAGTTGAATGGGATATTCTCAAGAAATGGAAAATCAACACTGTTTCTTCTAGGTAAGATATTGTTGGGACAGGTCGGATATGTTGTAGTCTTTACGTCTTTAATTGCTTATTACCAAAGATATTTATTTGAGAATCGTTTAAATACTATATTCGTCGTATTTGGAGCCCTATATGTCTTTATGTTTGATATGTGGATGATCACACGTAGTTATAGTAATAAGCTTCAAGAGGAGAGAAACTTGAATAGTCAGCTTCGTGAAGAGAAGCTCCGTGCTGAACTAGATGCTTTGCAGAATCAGATTAATCCACACTTCCTCTTTAATAGCTTAAATGTACTTATCTCGGAGATCTATATGGATCAAGAGAGTGCCGTAACCTATACACAACACCTTTCAGATATCTATCGTTATGTCCTTCAAAGTATAGATCATTATACTGTATCATTAAAAGATGAGATGGCGTTTCTGAATTCATATATCTACCTTCAAAAGATTAAATATGAAACAGCTTTCCAGATTCATGTGGATATTAAAGAGGAGGCTTTGGATAAAAAAATACCCGTACTGGCACTACAGCTGTTGGTAGAGAATGCTATTAAGCATAATGCCATTCTAAAAGATAAACCTTTGGTAATAGATATCTGTTCCGTAGGTAATCGTCTATGCATAACGAACACCTTGAGCCCTAAACCTGTGACCTCTTCGGGAGGGGTGGGTTTGAAGAATTTGAATAGCCGTTATAAACTTCTCGAAGATAAACATATTGAAGTAGAGAAGAGTGCGTCCCATTATCGAGTTATCTTACCACTTATTGAAGATAAAAAGCTATGA
- a CDS encoding TolC family protein, translating into MMKAKYIIVALFLFIVSVADAQRKIDRDVCRQSTLTNSEEIGGAEGAYRKAIYKQKEMRSNYLPKIKATGSYMYSFADQSSVSWNDTFMPTSHIDPATQTMVPNLLLDPSGKPIVGADGNPLFSQYAMLPAGGVYYDFNHTFMADITATQPIYMGGKIRQGNHMADLGVALYNLNKQKTQEEMILECDKNYWNFIAVTEQVKVAKMYLSLIDSLQLTVKQAVEVGLKHRNELLKVEVQRNSALLELQEVENQKELIRMSLCRVMGLELNEQLEAKDSLIDITNPTITMRDAVISKRADYRMLKKRDEIKSSNEKVVASDFLPSIGMSAGAYYLGALNVENMGSSNLIKEGWVQNAVTPSIGVKVSIPLCQWGEGRNRIRQAQMETEMAQLETKKQVRMMELEVKQASLNLQQAYSRSMLAQKSVEQAALNMRMSKEAYDQGLELLTDYLEAQTVWQKQYTLFVYSKANYKIEETKYLKSIGELVIVSEP; encoded by the coding sequence ATGATGAAAGCAAAATATATAATCGTTGCACTGTTCCTATTCATTGTATCCGTGGCAGATGCACAACGCAAGATCGATAGAGATGTTTGTCGTCAGAGTACACTCACTAATAGTGAGGAGATCGGCGGTGCGGAAGGAGCTTATAGAAAAGCTATATACAAACAAAAAGAGATGCGGAGTAACTACTTGCCAAAGATTAAGGCCACAGGGAGTTATATGTACTCTTTTGCTGATCAGAGTTCGGTGTCATGGAATGATACTTTTATGCCCACATCCCATATTGATCCCGCTACTCAAACGATGGTGCCAAACCTATTGCTTGACCCTTCAGGTAAACCTATTGTAGGTGCAGACGGTAACCCACTCTTTAGTCAATATGCGATGTTGCCTGCTGGTGGGGTATACTACGATTTTAACCATACGTTTATGGCTGATATTACTGCTACCCAACCAATTTATATGGGAGGTAAGATACGCCAAGGTAATCATATGGCTGATCTTGGAGTGGCACTATATAACCTAAATAAGCAGAAGACACAAGAAGAGATGATTCTAGAGTGTGATAAGAACTATTGGAATTTTATTGCTGTTACCGAACAGGTAAAGGTGGCTAAGATGTATCTCTCTCTAATCGATTCATTACAGTTGACTGTCAAACAGGCTGTTGAGGTTGGGTTGAAGCATCGTAATGAACTTCTAAAGGTTGAGGTGCAGAGAAATAGTGCCTTGCTCGAACTGCAGGAAGTAGAGAATCAAAAAGAGCTGATTCGTATGTCTCTATGTCGGGTGATGGGGTTAGAGTTAAACGAACAGCTAGAGGCAAAAGATAGCCTTATCGATATCACCAATCCGACCATTACAATGAGAGATGCGGTGATATCTAAACGTGCTGACTATCGTATGTTAAAGAAGAGAGATGAGATAAAGTCTTCTAATGAAAAGGTGGTGGCCTCCGATTTTCTGCCTTCTATTGGAATGAGTGCTGGAGCATACTATCTCGGAGCATTGAATGTGGAGAATATGGGAAGCAGTAATCTGATTAAAGAGGGGTGGGTGCAGAATGCTGTGACTCCTTCTATTGGTGTGAAAGTTTCAATACCTCTATGCCAATGGGGCGAAGGACGTAATAGGATACGTCAGGCACAGATGGAAACAGAGATGGCACAGCTCGAGACAAAGAAGCAAGTGCGCATGATGGAGCTAGAGGTCAAACAAGCCTCATTAAATCTACAGCAAGCATATTCTCGCTCTATGTTAGCCCAAAAGAGTGTGGAACAAGCTGCTTTAAATATGAGAATGAGTAAGGAGGCTTATGACCAAGGGTTGGAGCTTCTTACTGACTATCTTGAGGCACAGACAGTATGGCAAAAACAGTATACTTTGTTTGTGTACTCTAAAGCGAACTATAAGATTGAAGAGACAAAATATCTGAAGTCGATCGGAGAGTTAGTGATTGTTTCAGAACCATAG
- a CDS encoding efflux RND transporter permease subunit, translating into MNIVKASFKQKRLIYFMLFSLLVSGVAAFKILGKLEDPELKIKSALIITPFPGASAEEVEESVSKTLENHIRTIPNIKEVTSRSLANYSEINVSLKTTVPEKDVDQYWDFLRKKVHDAKASLPNGAYEPQVYDDFGDVYGLFYAMASDGYDYDEMREYSKVVRDRLLAIDGVKRVSLNGNQKTVIDLSIDVDQLSHLGIMPTAIVSTIENQLNTVYAGAYLTEDNNIRVAVPKRLKDISQLENIMITGTHDMQYRLKDIATIARKVEEPFSSRMYYNQSPAIGISVSMNPGENIVEIGKQVEAQIEILKEELPLGISFHKVYFQSDLVKSALSKFMWNLAASVIIVIGILLLVMGWRSGVVIGTSLVLAIVGAFPFLLIFGGTIQRVSLGAFIIAMGMLVDNAIVVIDGIYDDLKRGVPRMEAMSRSPQQRAWALFAATLIAILSFLPVYLSPDTTGVYTRDLFLVLASSLLLSWFLAIFQVPLMATNFLKISKKAKEKRGGFSDKFRQFLDQALSYPKTVICISLVLLLLSIWGSRFMKQEFFPNMEYSQNYLTYKLPEGTQPKRVEKELNEITAWLLKQDGVNNVTANIGGAATRYTLVRLMPDMSSSYGELIIKYNTIDDVEVLQDRIESYVHDHYPDAISEIKSYALISVEGLVEVNFSGDNIAVLKALADSTETIFKQSLHANSYSVRNNWERKTPYLDVNYRQLDGTSYGMTRQDASVAMMMGTSGVPIHRYFEGDTEIPIKLKMTDIGGQQMSCFKNIPVWGQSSLHLPISEVLAGDMPLDEVEEHLLEPTPLSAFADLSIQWEEPLIRRIDGVRTIKVLCNPKKGATASEIMIDVKAQVEALTLPHGVKMEWEGEQGDQANAMKYIILFIPLALFGILMILIQQYRSYRKLLITGFCVLLALIGVVPSMLITGKAFGFLAIVGVVGLAGMMIKNAVILFEEIDVQIEIQPNKRVALLDASVSRVRPVMMGALTTILGMIPLVGDVFFGSLAVTIMGGLFIGTVITLVVLPVLYVLMFK; encoded by the coding sequence ATGAATATTGTAAAAGCATCTTTTAAACAGAAGCGATTGATCTACTTTATGTTGTTCTCTTTACTTGTTTCTGGTGTAGCAGCATTTAAGATATTAGGGAAGTTAGAAGATCCTGAGTTAAAGATTAAGTCGGCTTTGATTATTACTCCTTTTCCTGGAGCTTCTGCGGAAGAGGTGGAGGAGAGTGTCTCTAAGACTTTAGAGAACCATATCCGAACGATTCCGAATATTAAAGAGGTCACTTCAAGATCTCTTGCAAACTATTCGGAGATTAATGTGTCTCTCAAGACGACAGTGCCTGAGAAGGATGTGGATCAATATTGGGATTTTCTTCGTAAGAAAGTGCATGATGCAAAGGCATCATTGCCTAATGGAGCTTATGAGCCTCAAGTCTATGATGATTTTGGTGATGTCTATGGTCTTTTCTATGCTATGGCTTCTGATGGATACGATTATGACGAGATGCGTGAATATTCAAAGGTGGTAAGAGACCGTCTGCTTGCTATTGATGGAGTGAAAAGAGTTTCGTTGAATGGCAATCAAAAAACGGTCATCGATCTCTCTATCGATGTGGATCAATTATCTCATCTTGGGATTATGCCTACTGCCATTGTTTCGACGATAGAAAATCAACTCAATACTGTTTATGCTGGTGCCTATCTAACCGAAGATAATAATATACGTGTGGCTGTGCCAAAACGTCTTAAGGACATTTCTCAGTTGGAGAATATCATGATTACAGGCACACATGACATGCAGTATCGATTGAAAGATATCGCTACCATAGCGCGTAAAGTTGAAGAGCCTTTTAGTTCTCGTATGTATTACAATCAATCTCCTGCGATTGGAATCTCTGTCTCAATGAATCCTGGTGAGAATATTGTTGAGATCGGGAAGCAAGTAGAGGCACAGATTGAAATATTAAAAGAGGAGCTACCTCTTGGAATCTCTTTTCACAAGGTCTATTTTCAATCGGATCTAGTGAAAAGTGCTTTAAGCAAGTTTATGTGGAACTTGGCAGCATCTGTAATTATTGTTATTGGAATCCTATTATTGGTAATGGGCTGGCGTAGTGGTGTGGTCATTGGAACAAGTTTGGTGTTAGCTATTGTAGGAGCCTTTCCATTCTTGTTGATCTTTGGTGGGACCATACAGCGTGTCTCTTTGGGTGCTTTTATTATAGCCATGGGTATGCTGGTGGACAATGCTATTGTAGTCATTGATGGTATTTATGATGACTTGAAGAGGGGCGTCCCTCGAATGGAAGCGATGTCTCGCTCTCCCCAACAAAGGGCGTGGGCTTTATTTGCTGCGACCCTTATAGCGATTTTGTCGTTCTTACCAGTATACTTGTCTCCTGATACTACTGGAGTTTATACTCGAGACTTATTCCTCGTGTTGGCTTCATCTTTGCTTCTTAGTTGGTTCTTAGCAATTTTTCAAGTGCCACTTATGGCGACCAATTTTCTTAAGATATCGAAGAAAGCGAAGGAGAAGCGTGGTGGCTTCAGCGATAAGTTTCGTCAGTTTTTAGATCAAGCGTTGTCTTATCCCAAGACGGTGATATGTATCTCTCTTGTACTGCTGTTATTGTCCATTTGGGGCAGTCGATTTATGAAGCAAGAGTTCTTTCCCAATATGGAATATTCCCAAAACTATTTGACGTATAAACTGCCAGAGGGAACGCAGCCTAAACGTGTAGAGAAGGAGTTAAATGAGATTACTGCTTGGCTACTAAAACAAGATGGGGTGAACAATGTGACTGCCAATATTGGAGGGGCTGCCACCAGATATACTTTGGTGCGTTTAATGCCTGATATGAGTAGTTCATATGGTGAATTGATTATCAAATATAATACGATTGATGATGTTGAGGTGTTACAAGACCGCATTGAATCGTATGTTCATGATCACTATCCTGATGCGATATCTGAAATAAAAAGCTATGCTTTGATTAGTGTGGAGGGGTTGGTTGAAGTGAACTTCTCTGGTGACAATATTGCCGTTTTGAAGGCGTTGGCCGATAGTACAGAGACGATTTTTAAACAGTCGCTTCATGCAAACAGCTACTCAGTAAGAAACAATTGGGAGAGAAAGACCCCTTATTTGGATGTTAACTATAGACAATTGGATGGTACGAGCTATGGGATGACACGACAAGATGCTTCTGTAGCTATGATGATGGGCACTTCAGGAGTACCAATACATCGATACTTTGAAGGAGATACAGAGATTCCTATTAAGCTTAAGATGACCGATATTGGTGGACAACAGATGTCTTGTTTTAAGAATATCCCAGTGTGGGGACAGAGCTCTTTGCACCTACCAATTAGTGAGGTGTTAGCAGGGGATATGCCTCTAGACGAAGTGGAAGAACATCTATTGGAACCTACACCGTTGAGTGCATTTGCTGATCTTAGTATTCAGTGGGAAGAGCCTCTTATTCGAAGAATAGATGGGGTTCGAACTATTAAGGTGTTGTGTAATCCTAAGAAGGGGGCAACGGCATCTGAGATTATGATTGATGTAAAAGCTCAAGTAGAGGCTTTGACTCTTCCTCATGGAGTAAAGATGGAGTGGGAAGGAGAGCAAGGCGATCAAGCCAATGCAATGAAGTATATCATACTATTTATACCATTGGCACTATTCGGTATTTTGATGATTCTGATTCAACAATACCGTAGTTATCGAAAACTATTGATTACAGGTTTCTGTGTTCTATTGGCACTTATAGGTGTGGTCCCATCGATGTTAATTACTGGCAAAGCATTTGGTTTCTTAGCTATTGTAGGAGTCGTCGGGCTGGCAGGAATGATGATTAAGAATGCGGTGATTCTATTCGAAGAGATAGATGTTCAGATCGAAATACAACCGAATAAAAGAGTGGCGTTATTGGATGCTTCTGTATCTAGAGTACGCCCTGTAATGATGGGGGCATTGACCACTATTTTAGGTATGATCCCTCTGGTTGGTGATGTCTTCTTTGGAAGTTTGGCTGTGACGATTATGGGAGGACTATTTATCGGTACTGTCATCACATTGGTGGTCCTTCCTGTATTGTATGTGCTCATGTTCAAATAG
- a CDS encoding efflux RND transporter periplasmic adaptor subunit: MRRGVYISVMAVLIGLWASGCATTELKEEVHVPKVKYQLAKASGASEKEVLYGVLKEVEDVKLSFRLAGPVSSIALKEGQRVRKGQVLARMDVRDYQLQYRATKAEYDQVKGEVSRLKAMHRSHNLSDNDFEKAVAGEKQMKVKLDAAKNALKDVIITAPFNGVVQKVFVSSGEMVNAGMPIISLVNTSALKVQVSVPFATILEKEHFTSSYCKSSYYPEKRFPLEYIGSTMKPEANKLYAMWFYLERSSDYPLVSGMNVQVTLCSDRMASNKVVVPMNACIHDQHDCYLYCYEDGKAVKHKVELVSVDPIGDATVRGIAPQDTVITAGLKALRDGMNVSLLK, from the coding sequence ATGAGACGAGGTGTTTATATTAGTGTGATGGCTGTACTAATAGGCTTATGGGCTAGTGGATGTGCAACAACGGAGCTTAAAGAGGAGGTACATGTTCCTAAGGTGAAGTATCAATTGGCAAAAGCGAGTGGAGCTTCTGAGAAAGAGGTGCTCTATGGGGTGTTGAAAGAGGTGGAGGATGTGAAGTTGTCTTTTCGATTGGCTGGACCAGTGTCATCTATAGCGTTGAAAGAGGGCCAGAGAGTTCGTAAGGGACAGGTGTTGGCTCGTATGGATGTCAGAGACTATCAACTACAATATCGTGCTACCAAAGCCGAATATGACCAAGTAAAAGGGGAGGTGTCTCGACTGAAGGCAATGCATCGATCACATAATCTTTCTGATAATGATTTTGAGAAAGCGGTGGCTGGAGAGAAGCAGATGAAGGTGAAGTTGGATGCAGCAAAGAATGCTTTAAAGGATGTAATTATAACTGCTCCTTTTAATGGTGTGGTCCAGAAAGTCTTTGTAAGTAGTGGCGAGATGGTGAATGCTGGTATGCCAATTATTTCACTTGTTAATACCTCTGCATTGAAAGTACAGGTTTCCGTGCCTTTTGCAACGATTCTAGAGAAAGAACATTTTACTTCGTCTTATTGTAAAAGTAGTTATTATCCTGAAAAGCGATTTCCGTTAGAATATATTGGTTCTACGATGAAGCCGGAAGCCAATAAGCTTTATGCTATGTGGTTTTATCTAGAACGATCAAGTGATTACCCTCTTGTCAGTGGAATGAATGTACAGGTAACTCTATGTTCTGATCGTATGGCATCGAATAAGGTGGTGGTTCCAATGAATGCATGTATACATGACCAGCATGACTGTTATCTCTACTGTTATGAGGATGGCAAAGCTGTAAAGCATAAAGTCGAACTTGTCTCTGTGGATCCAATAGGAGATGCTACTGTTCGAGGTATCGCGCCTCAGGACACTGTGATTACGGCAGGTTTGAAGGCGTTGAGAGATGGAATGAATGTATCACTTCTTAAATAA